One window from the genome of Cryptococcus deuterogattii R265 chromosome 10, complete sequence encodes:
- a CDS encoding uncharacterized protein (genome sequence mistake) has product MTESANHSSPSISPRAQPTAQPHITLKLKHSMADRANYSSSEEEEEGEEEQLAEDRLSPSPPPSKKKKLSSTPTKSSTASKGKQSIKLTLGPQHAHLRQPSSSSSTSAGSAANQGKKSYDWLQPSAAGASHSGPLERERERERSAHSPGDLPVPSASVASAASNSSTKSLGMSPAEEAIGGLLDESVDDNIVISSSNNNSDLPTLKKGKETVPKAKRSHHKKASDAPPGPGKNWKKGMKKAASGASGVKLENEGTPASTPAFSAISRETSLDPLGLPSPRLAPETQSTTTTPAPAPPLQLPVLPPRPLSPPTPPPSASPFSPIPSFLPKSTSARSPKSLPFSHQSTVAIQDRFQGKKKFGIGRFRKRGSWVLVEG; this is encoded by the exons ATGACAGAATCCGCAAACCACTCCAGTCCATCCATATCCCCGCGCGCCCAGCCTACTGCTCAGCCACACATCACCCTCAAACTCAAACACTCAATGGCCGACCGCGCCAactactcttcctctgaagaggaagaagaaggcgaagaagaacagcTAGCAGAGGACAGACTttccccatctccaccaccttctaaaaagaaaaagctCTCTTCCACACCTACCAAATCGTCCACCGCTTCAAAGGGAAAACAGAGCATAAAACTTACTCTTGGACCTCAACATGCCCATTTACGACAgccttcctcgtcttcatcaacttctGCGGGCTCTGCAGCGAAtcagggaaagaagagttaTGACTGGCTGCAACCCTCTGCAGCTGGTGCTTCGCATAGCGGACCTCTTGAACGTGAGCGTGAACGTGAGCGGAGCGCACACTCACCTGGTGATCTACCCGTCCCATCCGCCTCTGTTGCCTCTGCCGCTTCAAACTCATCGACGAAAAGCCTAGGCATGTCGCCCGCTGAAGAAGCGATTGGTGGTCTTCTCGATGAGTCTGTTGACGACAACATCgtcatcagcagcagcaacaacaataGTGATCTGCCTACTctgaaaaagggaaaggaaacTGTACCAAAAGCAAAGCGTAGTCACCATAAGAAGGCGTCTGATGCACCTCCAGGTCCTGGGAAaaattggaagaagggtatgaAAAA GGCTGCATCAGGAGCATCAGGAGTCAAGCTTGAGAACGAAGGCACGCCGGCAAGCACGCCTGCATTTTCAGCCATCAGTCGTGAAACCTCACTGGATCCCCTCG gccttccctctccacGACTCGCTCCCGAAACACAGAGTACAACGACAACTCCGGCCCCTGCCCCGCCCCTTCAGCTTCCCGTGCTCCCTCCCCGCCCTTTATCCCCGCCGACCCCACCACCCTCGGCTTCCCCGTTTTCTCCAATCCCATCGTTCCTCCCAAAATCCACCTCGGCACGTTCCCCAAAGTCACTTCCTTTTTCGCACCAATCAACGGTGGCGATTCAGGACCGTTTccaaggaaagaaaaagttcGGAATTGGACGTTTCAGGAAAAGGGGATCGTGGGTGTTGGTGGAGGGGTGA
- a CDS encoding uncharacterized protein (genome sequence mistake): MTLDNLDDGTKLEAAYHHALQSSLSLFKALHSSTTSTAWKPVSLPQPTQKRNKQTTGLAKVDVADVAVHRRSGKHGDVYRATVDVDCGSDISVDTFRGCLATPETRPLWDRMVEEAVTLDLLDAHTRVTKTNYRLGWPSSPRDTVTISKTLVDSHTIIDISTSLPRSRHEPSYLRPSPPYVRAQVSLLAWCIQLPSSPSSDNIPDGKARISYFWSWNPKGTWAVGGGVPQHLPSLIVGLVDYIREKSDRVPVLLGYGPDVSIGSVSYDTSRVTLGVHYAIVNNGTENAETESLRRQVEFGLSSTQSWDIQINVKTQSGKETPSTFWTSFVGQVPTVDPNTRAPKRLILRFAHSPLEPGEELVRVNVSIEQTTGSTAGVRINGIPITIERMRPTDETGQGQGQAPKRPLLEDTASMTGVSLRTISTIVDKQEGRKDEREGVVQKGISSLVKRNYIYFTSLLQEPEAKWKPILDSKGVAIHQLDSIDKTLVVYRAEAVFVGVGIWDLLRWLLLQERDPYGIRRMRKRL; this comes from the exons ATGACCCTCGACAACCTCGACGACGGCACAAA ACTCGAGGCAGCATACCACCACGCACTCCAGagctccctctccctcttcaaagCCCTCCACTcgtccaccacctccaccgcctgGAAGCCCGTATCGCTCCCACAACCCACCCAAAAACGCAATAAGCAGACGACAGGCCTTGCAAAGGTAGATGTTGCAGACGTCGCAGTCCATAGGAGAAGCGGAAAGCACGGAGACGTCTATCGTGCGACAGTAGACGTCGATTGTGGAAGCGATATAAGTGTTGACACCTTTAGAGGATGCCTTGCTACACCCGAAACGAGGCCCCTAT GGGACCGCATGGTCGAAGAGGCTGTCACGCTCGACTTGTTGGATGCTCACACGAGGGTGACCAAAACAAATTACAGACTCGGGTGGCCATCAAG TCCCCGTGACACAGTAACAATATCCAAGACGCTCGTCGATTCCCACACCATCATAGACATCTCAACTTCTCTGCCTCGGTCTCGGCATGAGCCATCCTACCTtcgtccatctccacccTATGTCCGCGCCCAAGTTTCCCTTCTTGCGTGGTGCATCCAGCTCccctcatccccatcttcgGACAACATTCCAGACGGCAAAGCCCGTATATCTTACTTTTGGAGTTGGAATCCGAAAGGAACTTGGGCCGTCGGTGGAGGAGTTCCacaacatcttccatccttgatTGTAGGGCTGGTCGACTATATCCGAGAGAAGAGTGATCGAGTCCCTGTGCTTCTAGGGTATGGCCCAGATGTTTCTATAGGCTCAGTATCGTACGATACGTCGCGCGTCACACTAGGTGTGCATTATGCGATCGTCAACAATGGGACAGAGAATGCAGAGACAGAGAGTCTCAGACGGCAAGTAGAATTTGGCCTGTCATCAACACAAAGCTGGGATATACAGATCAATGTGAAAACACAATCGGGCAAAGAGACGCCCTCGACATTCTGGACTTCTTTTGTCGGTCAAGTTCCAACCGTTGACCCGAACACTCGCGCACCCAAGAGACTCATCCTCCGATTCGCCCATTCACCATTAGAGCCCGGCGAAGAGCTCGTGCGTGTTAATGTGTCGATTGAACAAACTACGGGATCTACAGCAGGGGTGCGGATCAATGGTATCCCGATCACTATTGAACGTATGCGCCCCACCGACGAAACAGGCCAGGGCCAGGGCCAGGCCCCAAAAAGACCGCTATTAGAGGATACTGCCAGCATGACAGGGGTTTCCCTAAGGACTATCAGTACGATCGTGGATAAGCAAGAGGGACgaaaggatgaaagggaaggggtCGTTCAAAAGGGAATATCAAGTTTGGTGAAACGGAACTATATTT ACTTTACCTCCTTGTTACAAGAACCCGAAGCCAAATGGAAGCCTATACTAGACTCTAAGGGAGTCGCAATTCATCAACTCGATTCCATAGATAAAACGCTCGTCGTCTATCGCGCAGAAGCAGTGTTTGTCGGTGTAGGGATATGGGACCTTTTGCGGTGGTTGCTACTCCAGGAGCGAGACCCGTATGGGATAAGACGCATGAGGAAGCGTCTTTAG